The following proteins come from a genomic window of Triticum aestivum cultivar Chinese Spring chromosome 6A, IWGSC CS RefSeq v2.1, whole genome shotgun sequence:
- the LOC123129371 gene encoding L-type lectin-domain containing receptor kinase IX.2-like has protein sequence MLMASAARSSTPQLLLFLYAGCVPLFMSSNAPQHLVAAANSPFSFSFDFSTISTSRLEDLQLEGDAAQHGKLVDLTCYSLTQRIPYGNCTGRMVYAHPVPFYDSTTGEVSSFTTRFTFAIGPNAGGGKEGGMAFFLSSYPSRLPPDSSGGDLGLPGNDGLSQAYGTDRFIAVEFDTLSNTWDPRGTQDHIGIDINTVRQSVNTTSLPTFSLNGSMTASITFDSNTKMLVASLQFDDRPSVGPVEVSTMLPDPVTSLLPSEVAIGFSAATGESFQLHQILSWSFNSTLATHAAGSEADITVIINGTVAVLYVLGMLWCIISGWSHGRWRVKRNSLVLGTTGLRRFEHRELARATNKFSEKSKLGVGAFGAVYKGSYKDEEGRQLEVAVKKIKQTAGRDFSDELKTISATRHMNLVELKGWCCSRNKSACVGFCCCGCRQKVKCFLVYELVPNGDLEYHLKNVLPWEKRYKIAKGIGSGITYLHHGCKRCILHRDIKPSNILLDNEFNPKLGDFGLSRITDKDSTMLMTTAVGTLGYMDPQCIKDGEVEYNCRSDVYSFGIVLLEIACGKKPREQIQLEELRSSGTEAQFLENVADAKLNGDYNMKEMQRMVFLGLRCSHPVRQQRPYMKDAMKYLEDGIELPAITERQSHQGAYGTICSDEQALMSPSAVSSC, from the exons ATGTTGATGGCCTCTGCTGCAAGAAGCAGCACGCCGCAGCTTCTCCTGTTCCTTTACGCTGGCTGCGTCCCCCTTTTCATGTCGAGTAATGCTCCTCAGCATCTCGTAGCAGCTGCCAACTCGCCGTTCTCCTTCAGCTTCGACTTCTCCACCATATCCACCTCCCGCTTAGAAGACCTCCAACTCGAGGGCGATGCGGCCCAGCACGGGAAGTTAGTCGACCTGACCTGCTACTCTCTCACGCAGAGAATCCCCTACGGCAACTGCACGGGGCGGATGGTGTACGCTCACCCGGTGCCCTTCTATGACAGTACCACCGGTGAGGTGTCGAGCTTCACCACGCGGTTCACCTTCGCGATCGGGCCCAACGCCGGTGGCGGCAAGGAGGGTGGCATGGCTTTCTTCCTCTCCAGCTACCCTTCAAGATTGCCACCAGACTCAAGCGGGGGCGACCTTGGTCTCCCTGGTAATGACGGCCTGAGCCAAGCCTATGGCACAGACCGGTTCATCGCCGTTGAGTTCGACACATTGAGCAACACCTGGGATCCAAGGGGCACCCAGGACCATATCGGCATCGACATCAACACTGTTAGGCAGTCGGTTAACACGACAAGCTTGCCCACCTTCAGCTTGAACGGCTCTATGACGGCGTCCATCACCTTTGACAGCAATACCAAGATGCTTGTCGCCTCCCTGCAGTTTGATGACCGTCCTTCTGTCGGCCCTGTTGAGGTAAGCACCATGTTGCCAGATCCCGTCACGTCCTTGCTACCGTCGGAGGTGGCAATTGGGTTTTCTGCGGCCACCGGTGAATCCTTCCAGCTCCATCAGATACTGTCATGGTCCTTCAACTCAACTCTTGCAACTCACGCAG CAGGTAGCGAAGCTGATATAACAGTGATTATTAACGGAACAGTAGCTGTTCTGTATGTGCTAGGCATGCTTTGGTGCATAATTTCAGGTTGGTCACATGGTAGGTGGAGAGTCAAAAGAAATTCCTTAGTGTTGGGAACAACCGGACTTAGGCGATTTGAGCACAGAGAGTTGGCCAGGGCAACAAACAAGTTCTCGGAGAAAAGCAAGCTTGGAGTCGGTGCCTTTGGTGCAGTATATAAGGGGAGTTACAAGGATGAGGAAGGCAGGCAATTAGAAGTTGCTGTGAAGAAAATAAAGCAGACTGCAGGAAGGGATTTCAGCGACGAACTCAAGACGATTAGTGCAACGAGGCACATGAATCTAGTCGAGCTGAAAGGTTGGTGCTGCAGCCGAAACAAATCAGCCTGTGTCGGTTTCTGCTGTTGCGGTTGTCGGCAAAAGGTCAAATGTTTCCTTGTATATGAATTGGTACCTAACGGCGACCTGGAGTACCACCTGAAGAATGTTCTACCATGGGAGAAGAG GTACAAAATAGCAAAGGGGATAGGGTCTGGTATAACTTATCTCCACCACGGATGCAAGCGGTGCATCTTGCACAGAGATATCAAACCAAGCAACATACTCTTGGACAATGAGTTCAACCCCAAGCTTGGTGACTTCGGGCTATCGAGGATCACTGACAAGGATAGTACCATGCTGATGACAACTGCTGTCGGGACGTTGGGGTACATGGATCCACAATGCATTAAAGATGGGGAGGTAGAGTACAACTGTAGGTCCGACGTCTACAGCTTTGGAATTGTTCTACTAGAGATTGCATGTGGAAAGAAGCCCAGGGAGCAAATCCAGCTGGAGGAGCTGAGGAGCAGCGGAACTGAAGCCCAGTTTCTGGAGAATGTCGCTGATGCCAAACTAAATGGCGACTATAACATGAAAGAGATGCAGCGCATGGTTTTCCTGGGACTCAGGTGCTCTCACCCAGTTAGGCAACAACGTCCTTACATGAAGGATGCAATGAAATACCTGGAGGACGGCATAGAGTTGCCTGCTATAACTGAAAGACAGAGCCACCAGGGTGCATATGGCACTATTTGCTCTGACGAGCAGGCACTTATGTCACCTAGTGCTGTGTCTTCCTGTTAG